In the genome of Chryseobacterium oryzae, one region contains:
- a CDS encoding glycosyl hydrolase family 95 catalytic domain-containing protein, whose protein sequence is MRKNKFCKTFLFAILCVTTFNAQQKKSLWTIEATSTDNYVGAPIASGKIGILPWKEPFSVQHVMLNHVFDIGDAGVNQALQGINPFHLEMLVNQQKVDSKSITNWKQSIDMKKAIHSTSFTIPGQAEIKYHIAALRNLPYSGLIEIEIKALDNINLQCLNQMDIPGGYIDVKNRLVTANVGLDGGKAMILQTEASSSKKAHNVVASSEFIFDRKKVTVRNENQQKNILEGQIKKGETIKFSLVGSVCTTRDFNDPKSEAEREVIYVSFLGTDRILNEHYALWDELWKGDIEVEGDDEAQLVARSALFNLYSNALENSRLSISPMGLSGTFYSGHIFWDSEIWMYPPMLFMNQGIAKSMIDYRTDRLLAAENRALSYGYKGAMFPWESDDKGEEATPINALTGQFEHHITGDVAIAFWNYYQMTKDKDWLMKEGFPVLQKIAEFWTSRAVKNTDGSYSINYVIAADEYAEGVDDNAFTNAAAKKALEYASQAAIICGKKAPEIWKQMSDKLVINKMSNGVTQEYKGYNGQMIKQADANLLAYPLGIITEDAQIKKDLAYYSEKVDKNNGPAMTFSVFSVQYARLGDADKAYAYFKKAYQPNQRPPFGVLAETATSSNPYFMTGAGGILQAFINGFGGLDITENGIIQHKSVLPKHWKKLTIKGVGPERKDFTVTR, encoded by the coding sequence ATGCGTAAAAACAAATTCTGTAAAACATTTTTGTTCGCCATTTTATGTGTGACGACATTCAATGCGCAGCAGAAAAAATCACTCTGGACTATTGAGGCAACCAGCACCGACAACTATGTCGGTGCGCCCATAGCCAGCGGAAAAATTGGGATTCTTCCCTGGAAAGAACCTTTTTCTGTGCAGCACGTGATGCTGAATCACGTTTTTGATATAGGTGATGCGGGCGTTAATCAGGCTTTGCAGGGCATCAATCCGTTTCATTTGGAAATGTTGGTGAATCAACAGAAAGTCGACTCCAAATCAATAACGAATTGGAAACAGTCGATTGATATGAAAAAAGCCATTCACAGCACATCTTTTACCATTCCGGGGCAAGCGGAAATCAAATATCATATCGCTGCATTGAGGAATTTACCGTATTCAGGGTTGATAGAAATTGAAATCAAAGCTTTAGACAATATTAATCTTCAATGTCTTAACCAGATGGATATTCCGGGCGGTTACATCGATGTTAAAAACCGCTTGGTCACCGCGAATGTTGGTTTGGATGGTGGCAAAGCGATGATTCTGCAAACCGAAGCATCCTCATCCAAAAAAGCCCATAATGTGGTGGCTTCGTCCGAATTTATTTTTGACAGAAAGAAGGTGACCGTCAGAAATGAAAATCAACAAAAAAATATACTCGAAGGTCAAATCAAAAAAGGGGAGACGATTAAGTTTTCTTTGGTAGGTTCTGTTTGTACCACAAGGGATTTCAACGACCCAAAAAGTGAAGCAGAACGAGAAGTGATTTATGTTTCGTTTTTGGGAACAGACCGAATCCTGAATGAACATTATGCGCTTTGGGACGAGCTTTGGAAAGGCGATATTGAGGTAGAAGGCGATGATGAAGCGCAATTGGTGGCAAGGTCAGCCTTGTTTAATCTCTATTCTAATGCCTTGGAAAATTCGAGGTTGAGCATTTCTCCGATGGGATTATCCGGAACTTTTTACAGCGGACATATCTTTTGGGATTCCGAAATCTGGATGTATCCGCCGATGCTTTTTATGAATCAGGGCATCGCCAAATCTATGATTGATTACCGAACCGACCGTTTGCTAGCTGCCGAAAACCGCGCATTATCTTACGGTTACAAAGGTGCTATGTTCCCGTGGGAATCAGATGATAAAGGGGAAGAGGCAACGCCGATTAATGCATTGACAGGACAGTTTGAACATCATATCACAGGCGATGTTGCCATTGCGTTCTGGAATTATTATCAGATGACGAAAGATAAAGACTGGCTGATGAAAGAAGGTTTTCCGGTGTTGCAGAAAATCGCTGAATTCTGGACGTCCAGAGCGGTGAAAAATACCGATGGTTCTTACTCCATTAATTATGTGATTGCGGCTGATGAATATGCAGAAGGCGTGGATGATAATGCTTTTACCAACGCAGCTGCCAAAAAAGCCTTAGAATATGCTTCCCAAGCAGCTATTATTTGTGGCAAAAAAGCACCTGAAATCTGGAAACAGATGAGCGACAAATTGGTCATTAACAAAATGTCTAACGGTGTAACGCAGGAATACAAAGGCTATAACGGGCAAATGATAAAGCAAGCCGATGCAAATCTATTGGCTTATCCTTTAGGGATTATTACGGAAGATGCTCAGATTAAGAAAGATTTAGCCTACTATTCCGAGAAAGTCGATAAAAACAATGGTCCGGCGATGACATTTTCGGTATTCTCTGTTCAGTATGCGAGATTGGGCGATGCAGATAAGGCTTATGCTTATTTTAAGAAAGCCTATCAGCCTAATCAACGTCCGCCTTTTGGGGTGTTGGCTGAGACTGCAACGAGTTCTAATCCGTACTTTATGACCGGAGCAGGCGGGATTTTACAGGCTTTCATCAATGGTTTCGGCGGTTTGGATATTACCGAAAATGGAATTATCCAGCATAAAAGCGTTTTGCCAAAACACTGGAAAAAGCTAACCATAAAAGGGGTTGGACCGGAGCGTAAAGATTTTACGGTGACGAGATAA
- a CDS encoding sensor histidine kinase, whose protein sequence is MKIATRTALSYALLTAGILFIFAYVLYFVSEKNREDEFNDRLGYKITWRSEFLFDLKLSDSKIKELHERNKKLLNEADISVYDSNKKLIFTDIQPSSENEHYLDQLIRSQKEKITWQKKDRQYMAVKYPFHDKKFYIIGSAVDVTGNAHIADFKKDIIIIYVISIIIIFVIGFIFSYYTLKPLKDIIIQIKDISEHNLNKRLIVPKAKDEIYELTETFNSTFNRLEKSFNNHRQFVTTISHEFRTPLSTLIAELELAKELNVTLEDYKTSIENALQDANQASHLSTALLDFARASYDVSQITFVALRLDEILVDSKITLCQKNPNYNVGINYMDDLANEDESNYDLSGNPYLLQIAFLNLMENACKYSQDKSCNVEIEVRNSSLEIRFIDHGIGISEKDQLKIFDLFYRGANKNYDQGNGIGLSIVQRIIEIHHGTISLESQEGKGSIFKIQFPKN, encoded by the coding sequence ATGAAAATTGCCACCAGAACAGCTTTAAGCTACGCACTTCTTACCGCAGGAATTCTATTCATTTTTGCTTACGTTCTGTATTTTGTTTCAGAAAAAAATCGGGAAGACGAGTTCAATGACCGTTTAGGATATAAAATTACCTGGCGGTCGGAATTTTTATTTGATTTAAAACTAAGCGATTCAAAAATTAAGGAACTGCATGAAAGAAATAAAAAATTACTGAACGAAGCCGACATCAGCGTTTACGACAGCAACAAGAAGTTGATTTTCACAGACATACAACCTTCTTCTGAAAATGAGCATTATTTAGACCAGTTAATTCGTTCTCAAAAGGAAAAAATAACATGGCAAAAAAAAGACCGCCAATATATGGCTGTAAAATATCCTTTCCATGACAAAAAGTTTTATATCATAGGGAGTGCCGTAGATGTAACAGGAAATGCACACATTGCCGATTTTAAGAAAGATATTATCATTATCTACGTTATTTCCATTATCATCATTTTTGTAATTGGTTTTATTTTTTCTTATTATACTTTAAAGCCTTTAAAGGATATTATCATTCAGATTAAAGATATTTCTGAACATAACCTCAACAAAAGACTTATTGTTCCCAAAGCTAAGGATGAAATTTATGAACTTACGGAAACATTTAATTCCACATTTAACCGGCTGGAGAAATCCTTTAATAACCACAGACAGTTTGTTACTACTATTTCGCACGAGTTTCGGACACCGCTTTCTACCTTAATTGCAGAGCTCGAACTTGCCAAAGAACTGAATGTAACATTAGAAGACTACAAAACTTCTATTGAAAATGCTTTGCAAGATGCCAATCAGGCATCACATCTTTCCACCGCACTTTTAGACTTTGCCAGAGCAAGTTATGATGTTTCCCAGATTACTTTTGTGGCACTTCGGTTAGACGAAATCCTTGTCGATTCTAAAATTACATTATGCCAAAAAAATCCGAATTATAACGTAGGCATCAATTACATGGACGATCTCGCCAATGAAGATGAAAGCAATTATGACCTCAGCGGAAATCCTTATCTTCTTCAGATTGCTTTTCTAAATTTAATGGAAAACGCATGCAAATATTCGCAAGATAAGTCCTGTAATGTTGAAATTGAGGTAAGAAACAGCAGTTTGGAAATCCGTTTTATAGATCACGGAATCGGAATATCGGAAAAAGACCAATTGAAAATTTTTGATCTTTTTTACAGAGGAGCAAACAAAAATTACGATCAGGGAAATGGCATCGGATTATCTATCGTTCAGCGAATTATAGAAATTCACCACGGCACCATCTCTCTCGAATCGCAAGAGGGAAAAGGCAGCATTTTTAAAATTCAGTTTCCTAAAAATTAG
- a CDS encoding response regulator transcription factor → MKVLIVEDNARVSALIKRGLESQGYEIYISEDAEDALVMADRILIDLVIMDIMLPTMNGIELSKILKKKNPDLPIIMLTALGTIDEKIEGFDAGADDYMVKPFEIRELYARIKAVLLRKSSQTTKNEISDILAYQELQINKKNSRVFRDGKEINLTPKEFKLLVFLMDNPERVLSREEIAENVWGNHFDTGTNYIDVYIAYLRKKIDKNFEKKLIHTKPGMGFILSHQL, encoded by the coding sequence ATGAAGGTTTTAATAGTAGAAGATAATGCACGTGTATCTGCTCTTATCAAACGAGGATTAGAGAGCCAGGGCTATGAGATATACATTTCTGAAGATGCCGAAGACGCCCTTGTAATGGCAGACAGAATACTTATTGACTTGGTAATAATGGATATCATGCTGCCCACGATGAACGGTATTGAGCTCAGTAAAATTCTGAAAAAGAAAAATCCTGATTTGCCAATCATTATGCTTACTGCATTAGGAACTATTGATGAAAAAATAGAGGGTTTTGATGCCGGTGCAGACGATTATATGGTGAAGCCATTCGAGATAAGAGAATTGTACGCAAGGATAAAAGCTGTCTTGCTGAGAAAATCTTCGCAAACGACGAAGAACGAAATTTCGGATATTCTTGCCTATCAGGAACTTCAAATCAATAAAAAAAACAGCCGTGTTTTTCGCGATGGGAAAGAAATAAACCTTACCCCAAAAGAGTTTAAACTTCTAGTTTTCCTGATGGATAATCCTGAACGTGTACTGAGCAGAGAAGAAATTGCCGAAAATGTATGGGGCAATCATTTCGATACAGGTACCAATTACATAGACGTCTACATTGCTTATCTCAGAAAGAAAATTGATAAAAATTTTGAGAAAAAACTTATTCACACAAAACCGGGAATGGGCTTTATTCTCAGCCATCAATTATGA
- a CDS encoding Dabb family protein, giving the protein MERRKFLFRSLQASAFLLVSGNMFASMFTNVKPLKNKKVYAHNLFFWLRKDLSATEVKNFEKFFEGLKKLPYQKNLRYGVPAGSSPRAVLDSTYTYNCAMQFNSLEELEAYGKLPEHLALVQQYKPFFEKMLVYDTVYN; this is encoded by the coding sequence ATGGAAAGGAGAAAATTTTTATTTCGATCTCTTCAGGCTTCTGCATTTTTACTGGTCTCAGGGAATATGTTTGCCTCCATGTTTACTAATGTTAAACCTTTAAAAAATAAAAAAGTGTACGCACATAACTTATTCTTCTGGCTCAGAAAAGATCTTTCTGCAACAGAAGTGAAAAATTTTGAAAAATTCTTCGAAGGTCTTAAAAAATTGCCTTATCAAAAAAATCTTCGCTACGGAGTACCTGCAGGATCTTCTCCAAGGGCGGTTTTAGACAGCACATACACTTATAATTGTGCGATGCAGTTTAATTCTTTAGAAGAACTCGAAGCTTACGGAAAATTACCGGAGCATCTAGCATTAGTACAGCAATACAAACCATTTTTTGAGAAAATGTTAGTATATGATACCGTTTACAATTAA
- a CDS encoding cupin domain-containing protein: protein MKNIIKGICVIMAFNTIAMANAQNKESKNLSFKVNKEESKDYIPAYRLINNADGTCAFEKGRIPTLKHMNTTTFWLSNKTEEWEKNAHPAPRRQYVITLKGNIKFKVSDGSTFIIKPGTILLAEDLKGKGHSWDMVNSKEWERLYVPIAEDADDFFIADNGAK, encoded by the coding sequence ATGAAAAATATCATTAAAGGAATTTGCGTTATTATGGCATTTAACACAATCGCAATGGCAAACGCTCAAAATAAAGAAAGCAAAAATTTAAGCTTTAAAGTTAACAAAGAGGAGTCTAAAGATTATATCCCTGCATACAGGTTAATTAATAATGCAGATGGTACTTGTGCGTTTGAGAAAGGCAGAATACCTACTCTTAAACACATGAATACCACTACTTTCTGGCTTAGCAACAAAACAGAAGAGTGGGAAAAAAATGCACACCCTGCACCAAGAAGACAATATGTAATTACTTTAAAAGGGAATATTAAATTTAAAGTATCAGATGGTTCTACATTTATCATCAAACCTGGTACGATACTTTTAGCGGAGGATCTTAAAGGAAAAGGACACAGCTGGGATATGGTGAACAGTAAAGAATGGGAGAGACTTTACGTTCCTATTGCAGAAGATGCCGATGATTTTTTCATCGCAGATAATGGAGCTAAATAA
- a CDS encoding thiamine pyrophosphate-dependent enzyme — protein MAKNVAEQIVEMLENANVKRIYAVTGDSLNHLNIAVKKSSIEWIHVRHEEVGAYAAAAEAELDGFAVCAGSCGPGHVHLINGVYEAHRSHVPMLVIASTIPSEEMGMDYFQETNTIKLFDDCSYYNQMITRPEQVQRTVQTAMQHAISKKGVAVIGLPGDVSEMNAEEATTSNKIFRTNPVIRPSDYELEDLAKLINESKKVTIYCGIGAEHSNAEVVQLSKLLKSPVGYSFRGKMSIQPNNPNEVGLTGLLGLPSAYHAMHDSDLLLLLGTDFPYQKFMPVKNKIVQIDENPERLGRRAKLELGLAGDVKETIKALIPLLKEKEDGSFLKQQLEFYDKVKENQLTYVKDSGKENAIQPEFVTHILDRIAAKNAIFTVDTGMCCVWGARYITGTGERKLLGSFNHGSMANALPMAIGASLAHPDRQVIAMCGDGGLSMLLGDMATIFQYKLPVKLIVFNNRSLGMVKLEMEVAGMPDNETDMVNPDFAMIAQAMGYPGKNVHQPEEVEQAIQDCLNHNGPYLLNIFTNPNALALPPKIEIEQVLGMTKSMTQLMLGGKMQEALDTVKTNYKHIKDLL, from the coding sequence ATGGCAAAAAATGTAGCTGAGCAGATCGTAGAAATGCTCGAAAACGCTAATGTAAAAAGAATATATGCAGTTACGGGAGACAGTCTTAATCATCTTAATATCGCAGTAAAAAAAAGCAGTATAGAATGGATTCATGTTCGGCATGAAGAAGTGGGCGCTTATGCCGCCGCCGCCGAAGCAGAACTCGATGGTTTCGCAGTCTGTGCAGGAAGCTGCGGTCCTGGTCATGTGCATTTAATAAATGGTGTTTACGAAGCACACCGATCCCATGTTCCTATGTTGGTAATAGCCTCTACAATACCGAGCGAGGAAATGGGAATGGATTATTTTCAGGAAACCAATACTATAAAACTTTTTGATGACTGCAGTTATTATAATCAAATGATAACCAGACCCGAACAAGTACAAAGAACAGTTCAGACAGCTATGCAACATGCCATATCCAAAAAAGGAGTTGCGGTTATCGGACTTCCTGGTGATGTTTCGGAAATGAATGCAGAAGAGGCTACAACTTCCAATAAAATATTCAGAACTAACCCTGTTATCCGCCCTTCTGATTATGAATTGGAAGATCTTGCAAAGCTCATCAACGAAAGTAAAAAAGTTACAATCTATTGCGGAATTGGAGCGGAACATTCTAATGCAGAAGTGGTTCAGTTATCAAAATTGCTAAAATCTCCGGTAGGATATTCTTTCAGAGGAAAAATGTCTATACAGCCCAACAATCCCAATGAAGTAGGTTTAACAGGTTTATTAGGGCTTCCTTCGGCATATCATGCGATGCACGATTCAGATTTGCTTTTACTTTTGGGAACAGATTTCCCTTATCAGAAATTTATGCCTGTAAAAAACAAGATTGTACAGATAGACGAAAACCCGGAAAGACTGGGAAGAAGAGCCAAACTGGAACTTGGTTTAGCGGGTGATGTAAAGGAAACAATTAAAGCGCTTATCCCTCTTTTAAAGGAAAAAGAAGATGGTAGTTTCCTTAAACAACAGTTGGAATTTTATGATAAAGTAAAAGAAAACCAGCTTACCTATGTTAAAGACTCAGGAAAGGAAAATGCCATACAACCAGAATTTGTCACCCATATTTTAGACCGTATCGCTGCTAAAAATGCTATATTTACAGTAGACACAGGAATGTGCTGCGTTTGGGGAGCACGTTACATTACAGGAACAGGAGAAAGAAAATTATTGGGCTCTTTCAATCACGGTTCTATGGCAAATGCATTACCAATGGCAATCGGTGCATCTCTTGCACATCCCGACAGACAGGTAATTGCGATGTGCGGTGATGGAGGTTTATCTATGCTTTTGGGCGATATGGCGACGATTTTCCAATACAAATTGCCAGTTAAACTGATTGTTTTCAACAACCGAAGCCTCGGAATGGTAAAATTGGAGATGGAAGTCGCCGGAATGCCGGATAATGAAACCGATATGGTAAATCCGGATTTTGCAATGATTGCTCAGGCAATGGGCTATCCTGGCAAAAATGTACATCAGCCGGAAGAGGTAGAACAGGCTATTCAGGATTGCTTAAATCATAACGGACCTTATCTTTTAAATATTTTTACCAATCCTAATGCATTGGCATTACCTCCAAAAATTGAGATTGAGCAGGTTCTAGGAATGACAAAATCTATGACACAATTGATGTTGGGAGGAAAAATGCAGGAAGCTTTAGATACTGTAAAAACCAACTACAAACATATCAAAGATTTGCTTTAA
- the uvrC gene encoding excinuclease ABC subunit UvrC, whose amino-acid sequence MNPSLELQLKTLPSEPGVYRYYDKNENLLYVGKAKNLKKRVLSYFNKTLSGYRTRIMVGKIVRLETTIVNSEYDALLLENNLIKEHQPVYNVMLKDDKTYPWICIKNEEFPRIFLTRNKIKDGSEYYGPYAKVRPAKILLDTIKHIYKLRTCNLNLAPSKIDEGKYKVCLEFHIKNCEGPCEGLESKADYDEKIDAIRGIIKGDFRAAKDYLIKQMTKYAANLQFENAQMIKERLNILEDYQSKNTVVNPNIDDVDVFGMTSDETAAYVNYFKIRNGNIIQSFTTEIKKVLEETDEEIMEEALIEIRQKFNSNSKEVLLPFHLGIEIPDVKLIIPKVGDKKRIVELSEKNAKEYRIEKLKQVQIVDPERHSNRIMAEMQKLLRMPVEPRHIEGFDNSNIQGTNPVSACVVFKDGKPSKADYRIFHPKTVEGPNDFATMEEVIYRRYKRMLDEGENLPQLILIDGGKGQLSSAVKSLKILGLYGKITIVGIAKRLEEIFFPEDSIPFYLDKKSETLKVLQRVRDEAHRFGVKHHRTRRKNSTIKSELEEIPGVGEKTIALLLSKLKSVKRIKESNLETLEEILGKSKAKVIYDFFNGE is encoded by the coding sequence ATGAATCCTTCTTTAGAGTTACAGCTTAAAACTTTACCTTCCGAACCCGGTGTTTATCGTTATTACGACAAAAACGAGAATCTCCTGTATGTTGGGAAAGCAAAAAATCTAAAGAAAAGAGTACTGTCTTATTTCAACAAGACACTATCCGGTTACCGAACGAGAATAATGGTTGGAAAAATCGTCCGTCTGGAAACAACGATTGTAAACAGCGAATACGATGCACTTTTGTTGGAGAACAACCTCATTAAAGAACATCAGCCAGTCTACAATGTGATGCTGAAAGACGACAAAACCTACCCTTGGATTTGTATTAAAAACGAAGAGTTCCCGAGAATTTTCCTTACAAGAAATAAAATAAAAGACGGTTCTGAATATTACGGCCCCTACGCAAAAGTACGTCCCGCAAAAATTTTGCTGGATACCATAAAACATATTTATAAACTCCGAACCTGCAACCTCAATTTAGCTCCCAGTAAAATTGATGAAGGTAAATATAAAGTCTGTCTGGAATTTCATATCAAAAACTGCGAAGGACCTTGCGAAGGCTTGGAAAGCAAAGCAGATTATGATGAAAAAATAGACGCAATCCGCGGAATTATTAAAGGAGATTTCCGGGCTGCAAAAGATTATCTGATAAAGCAAATGACTAAATATGCTGCCAATCTTCAGTTCGAAAATGCTCAGATGATTAAAGAAAGACTGAATATTTTAGAAGATTACCAGTCAAAAAACACTGTTGTAAACCCGAATATTGATGATGTTGATGTTTTTGGAATGACAAGCGATGAAACAGCTGCTTACGTTAATTATTTTAAAATCCGAAACGGAAATATCATCCAAAGTTTCACTACAGAAATAAAAAAAGTGCTTGAGGAGACAGACGAAGAAATAATGGAGGAAGCTTTAATTGAAATTCGGCAAAAATTCAACTCCAATTCCAAAGAAGTCCTGCTTCCCTTTCATCTCGGAATAGAAATTCCGGATGTAAAACTGATTATTCCTAAAGTAGGTGATAAAAAAAGAATTGTAGAACTTTCGGAAAAAAATGCAAAAGAATACCGCATTGAAAAACTGAAACAGGTACAAATTGTAGATCCCGAAAGACATTCCAACAGAATTATGGCAGAAATGCAAAAGCTTTTGAGAATGCCGGTTGAACCAAGACATATTGAAGGGTTTGATAACTCTAACATCCAAGGAACCAATCCTGTTTCTGCATGCGTAGTTTTTAAAGACGGAAAACCAAGTAAAGCAGATTATAGAATTTTTCATCCAAAAACAGTGGAAGGCCCCAACGATTTTGCTACCATGGAAGAGGTAATCTACCGTAGATATAAAAGAATGCTTGATGAAGGCGAAAATCTACCGCAGCTAATTTTAATTGATGGTGGAAAAGGACAGCTTTCTTCCGCTGTAAAAAGCTTGAAAATATTAGGTCTGTACGGAAAAATAACCATTGTGGGAATAGCAAAAAGGCTGGAAGAAATTTTCTTTCCGGAAGATTCTATACCTTTCTATTTAGACAAAAAATCTGAAACTTTAAAGGTTCTGCAACGGGTAAGAGACGAAGCACACCGTTTTGGAGTAAAACATCACCGTACAAGAAGAAAAAATTCTACCATAAAATCTGAGCTCGAAGAAATACCAGGCGTTGGAGAAAAAACAATTGCACTTCTTCTGTCTAAACTAAAATCTGTTAAAAGAATAAAAGAATCTAATCTGGAAACTTTAGAAGAAATTTTAGGCAAATCTAAAGCAAAAGTGATTTATGATTTCTTTAATGGTGAATAA
- the hutH gene encoding histidine ammonia-lyase, producing the protein MIYGIDTLSFHDVLAICKDPGKVKLNDSAKKQILKSQKNVQQIVDSDRCVYGINTGFGPLCDTKISADETAQLQYNLIISHAVGVGKPIDKELSKIMMISKIHALSKGFSGVSLEVIERLIVMLEKDIIPVVPEQGSVGASGDLAPLSHLVLPLLGIGQVWIGNEIFETSEILEKNNLEPLVLGPKEGLGLINGTQFILAHAIKGLEKFEYLLDLADMTAAMSLEAYRGSASPFKKELHEIRPFAGSKKVAARMLKFLKNSENLQAHEDCERVQDPYSMRCVPQVHGASRNAFEHLKMMAETELNSVTDNPIVLSAEESISGGNFHGQLMALPLDYATLAAAELGNISDRRSYLLLEGKYGLPRLLTESSGLNSGFMIPQYTSAALVTENKTLCFPASADSIPTSLGQEDHVSMGSISGRKFNQVLGNLVNILAVELMFATQGLEFRRPAKCSKIIEENFAILRSKVTKLEDDRLIGKDMLSIAELINERKFVVN; encoded by the coding sequence ATGATTTACGGAATAGATACGCTTAGTTTTCATGATGTTTTAGCGATATGTAAAGATCCAGGAAAAGTTAAGCTGAATGACTCAGCGAAAAAACAGATTTTAAAATCACAGAAAAACGTTCAGCAGATTGTAGATTCAGATCGTTGTGTGTATGGTATAAATACAGGTTTTGGTCCGCTTTGCGATACCAAAATATCTGCGGATGAAACTGCTCAGTTACAATATAATCTAATTATTTCTCATGCAGTTGGAGTAGGAAAGCCCATAGATAAAGAACTTTCTAAAATAATGATGATTTCAAAAATTCATGCGTTATCTAAAGGGTTTTCGGGAGTTTCTCTGGAGGTAATCGAAAGATTAATTGTAATGTTGGAGAAAGATATTATTCCGGTGGTTCCGGAACAGGGTTCTGTGGGAGCTTCAGGAGATTTGGCTCCTCTTTCGCACTTGGTTTTGCCTCTTTTGGGAATCGGACAAGTTTGGATTGGGAACGAGATTTTCGAAACTTCAGAAATTTTAGAAAAAAATAATCTTGAGCCTTTGGTTTTAGGGCCGAAAGAAGGTTTAGGTTTAATCAACGGAACTCAGTTTATTCTGGCTCATGCCATTAAAGGATTAGAAAAATTTGAGTATCTGCTGGATTTGGCAGACATGACTGCAGCGATGAGTTTGGAAGCATACAGAGGTTCTGCAAGTCCGTTTAAAAAAGAACTGCATGAAATAAGACCTTTTGCAGGAAGTAAAAAAGTTGCGGCAAGAATGCTGAAATTCCTGAAAAATTCTGAAAATCTGCAAGCTCATGAAGATTGCGAAAGAGTACAGGATCCTTACTCAATGCGTTGTGTGCCTCAGGTTCACGGAGCCAGCCGAAATGCATTTGAACATCTTAAAATGATGGCGGAAACCGAACTGAATTCTGTAACAGATAATCCAATTGTTTTAAGTGCTGAAGAATCTATTTCCGGAGGTAATTTCCATGGACAATTGATGGCACTTCCTTTAGATTATGCTACTTTAGCCGCTGCAGAGTTAGGTAATATTTCAGATAGAAGAAGTTATCTTTTACTTGAAGGAAAGTATGGTTTGCCGAGATTGCTTACAGAAAGTTCCGGATTAAATTCTGGATTCATGATTCCGCAGTACACCAGTGCGGCGTTGGTAACCGAGAATAAAACGCTTTGTTTTCCGGCTTCTGCAGATTCTATTCCTACCAGTTTAGGGCAGGAAGACCATGTTTCTATGGGGAGCATTTCAGGAAGAAAATTTAATCAGGTTCTGGGTAATTTAGTAAATATTTTAGCAGTTGAACTAATGTTTGCTACACAAGGCTTAGAGTTTAGAAGACCTGCAAAATGTTCTAAAATTATTGAAGAAAATTTTGCTATTCTTCGTTCTAAAGTTACAAAACTGGAAGATGACCGTTTAATTGGAAAAGATATGTTGTCAATTGCCGAGCTCATCAATGAAAGAAAATTTGTAGTGAATTAA